A genomic window from Enoplosus armatus isolate fEnoArm2 chromosome 18, fEnoArm2.hap1, whole genome shotgun sequence includes:
- the alpk2 gene encoding alpha-protein kinase 2, whose product MDLSLHCTDDRTQSPPALTDSQTGDLDSLSLLQCATENMLSAYETGAETVSGLSDPTDKSTEPLSNVSKRLDDSVCLKPLSSSCNMSLSEALLPHLSHDLISPLSGSFSEFYVKQEAELSFSLIQENSTLQPFGAMSSTSEGLMEPPVTEPLSSFSSEHTQATYLLRPLSHQSDSLESDTATATESVLYIFESETQDVILSPNVDLQEIKSPEHQPLSQTGAKKTDPDPDTHVLMCDSENMEAQCHHGSSQGQAMADYESDVSQHTRIRPPAVDAYEAGLMSVNDARQGKAEVTDLTPQPRRSDSPIELWLDACQYLAGEDTEDRDVLGKRGHSVMQGGLVATGDLSFPAGETQVSGYNPDGSEGIGWSGDDTRGWGPPVERWSSVDSWASALSDWTSIISAPPEDFTAAFTEIGAEIDALTQALAEVNTHIDTETSKEGKGQETALQTQSQPPMGVQDQPLEAQNIPESYVLSGQSCLSLCLEAAAGPELQDREGSQSIESLCDSTPTIQISQAEHSPCPTHQHSYLGSSCAAVASPGGYGGDVIPGSTSSADLDCSHFGGFAFEADFFISNEEDPIILNITEDTDLEGENAPSEVITEQPSGDGLCEVTDEHSVSLPGSVAEQEAKRCCGPAEVDSEGTGAPPELHFLNTHTLTNSYVPGVDTQPGQHINVHTHVSLDTPDLEGACQLEPQWGSPKFIMPLAPLGSGSSLVCRTSRSLQGDKTCAKRSLNDNRDLGYGHVQPCGRITDKPSLEGDEELIHKKENTIDSSEKSSPEGRLDFTGDTAECFLTARKTTIEDINDLSRELSNLAAVPADDFIISEKNRVAFITLDLNDPFVSRAAKPSTVKFERAELREKTAEKMPHKTHKSTSESKTRSKKDKSAGYHHGAQASKKQDSLSHHVSAQQVCKQQETHPLTGENHTSENTPAGLEDKEDTLVTETGVATEKAPSKPHGKKKKKHAQNATGLKSVGESAVEVENGAKPKTAKGRIDMFEAKLGAKAGKAQKESDQSHGSEKKPQQPEAKAPHVEQPPHHSDHKDHQPKNSSPLNDDIIKRRRLSKDKFGKIVNALESQLPKPDVSIQAKGVEPKVDAGATRKKAYSEVVKQKVPPKEEPKVVQPIQAVSVSGDPQSLCLWCQFAAVFSHYTVTWSRGGTVLAEIKRSAGDESRVSLTISNASHKDLGKYQCQLTSLYGSVTLEYLLTYEVLSEIVIPPSPKTISSAPVEVGSEEEDVHCSRLIFKEDFLADQHFGENQPASIITEKVHFGEGMHRRAFRTKLQAGQIPLSLPGHSCVLKVHNAISYGTKNNDELVQRNFTLAVEECQVQNTAREYIKAYTTAAQSVEAFGEIPEIIPIYLVHRPSNNIPYATLEEELIGDFVKYSVKDGKEINLMRHDSEAGQKCCAFQHWVYHKTEGNLLVTDMQGVGMKLTDVGIATCKKGYKGFKGNCATSFIDQFKALHQCNTYCEILGLKSLQPKPKKPTSAPKPKPQPSAAPKKKTFGPTVKGKS is encoded by the exons ATGGATCTGTCACTCCATTGCACGGATGACCGAACGCAGTCACCACCAGCTCTTACAGACAGTCAAACTGGGGATTTagactctctttctcttctgcagTGTGCCACAGAAAACATGCTGTCTGCATACGAGACAGGAGCAGAGACTGTGTCCGGTCTCTCAGACCCCACTGACAAATCCACTGAGCCTTTATCAAACGTTTCCAAACGCCTCGATGACTCAGTCTGTCTGAAGCCTTTATCATCCAGCTGTAACATGTCACTTTCAGAGGCTCTTTTACCTCACCTCTCTCATGACCTTATTTCCCCCCTATCGGGATCTTTTTCAGAGTTTTACGTTAAACAAGAAGCAGaactctccttttctctcataCAAGAAAATAGTACTCTTCAACCTTTTGGGGCAATGTCGTCTACTTCTGAGGGTTTGATGGAGCCACCTGTCACTGAACCGCTCTCCAGCTTCAGCTCTGAACACACTCAAGCCACTTATCTATTAAGGCCATTATCACATCAGTCAGATAGTTTAGAGAGTGACACAGCTACAGCAACTGAGTCAGTCCTTTATATCTTTGAAAGTGAGACACAGGACGTCATCCTGAGCCCGAACGTAGATCTCCAGGAGATTAAAAGTCCTGAACACCAGCCACTATCACAAACAGGGGCAAAAAAGACAGACCCTGACCCCGATACACATGTCCTGATGTGTGATTCAGAAAACATGGAGGCACAATGTCATCATGGCTCTAGTCAGGGACAAGCTATGGCGGACTATGAGTCAGACGTGAGCCAACATACAAGGATAAGACCACCTGCTGTGGATGCCTATGAGGCAGGCTTGATGTCAGTAAATGATGCGAGACAAGGGAAAGCAGAGGTCACTGACTTAACCCCCCAACCACGGCGAAGCGACAGCCCCATCGAGCTGTGGCTGGACGCATGCCAGTATCTGGCAGGTGAGGATACAGAAGATAGGGATGTTTTGGGCAAGAGAGGTCATTCAGTGATGCAAGGAGGGCTCGTGGCCACCGGTGACTTGTCTTTCCCAGCAGGAGAGACACAAGTGTCAGGTTACAACCCCGATGGCAGCGAGGGGATTGGCTGGTCCGGCGATGACACTAGAGGTTGGGGGCCACCGGTTGAGAGGTGGTCTTCAGTGGACAGCTGGGCAAGTGCACTCTCAGACTGGACTAGTATCATCTCAGCTCCACCAGAGGACTTCACAGCTGCCTTCACAGAGATAGGGGCTGAGATAGATGCTTTGACACAGGCACTCGCGGAGGTAAACACTCATATAGACACAGAGACATCTAAAGAAGGAAAGGGTCAGGAGACAGCACTGCAGACACAATCGCAGCCACCCATGGGTGTCCAGGATCAGCCTCTAGAGGCACAAAACATCCCAGAGAGCTACGTCCTCTCTGGGCAgagctgtctctctttgtgcctggaagctgcagcaggaccCGAGCTCCAAGACAGAGAGGGCTCCCAGAGCATTGAATCCCTGTGTGATTCAACACCTACCATCCAGATCAGCCAGGCTGAGCACTCTCCATGCCCCACACACCAGCACTCATACTTGGGATCATCCTGTGCTGCGGTGGCCTCTCCTGGAGGATACGGTGGAGATGTGATCCCTGGATCTACTTCTTCTGCTGATCTGGACTGTTCTCACTTTGGTGGATTTGCCTTTGAGGCAGACTTTTTCATCAGCAATGAAGAAGATCCGATCATACTGAATATAACAGAGGATACAGATTTGGAGGGAGAAAATGCACCTTCAGAGGTAATAACTGAGCAG CCCTCTGGAGATGGACTGTGTGAAGTGACGGATGAACACAGTGTCTCCCTGCCGGGCTCAGTGGCCGAGCAAGAAGCTAAAAGGTGCTGTGGGCCAGCTGAGGTTGATAGTGAAGGAACCGGAGCTCCACCGGAGCTTCAtttcctcaacacacacactctaacaaaCTCATACGTGCCAGGTGTGGACACACAACCTGGCCAGCATATCAATGTTCACACTCACGTGTCGTTGGACACACCAGACCTCGAAGGAGCATGTCAGCTGGAGCCACAGTGGGGAAGTCCCAAGTTTATTATGCCCTTAGCTCCCCTCGGCAGCGGCTCCTCCCTCGTCTGTCGGACAAGCAGAAGTTTGCAAGGAGATAAAACTTGTGCCAAAAGGTCTCTCAATGACAACAGAGACCTCGGTTATGGTCACGTACAACCTTGTGGTAGGATTACTGACAAACCATCTTTGGAAGGTGATGAAGAGTTGAttcataaaaaggaaaatacaataGATTCTTCTGAGAAATCTTCACCAGAGGGGCGACTGGACTTCACTGGTGACACTGCAGAGTGTTTCCTCACTGcgagaaaaacaacaattgaGGACATCAATGACCTCAGTAGAGAACTATCAAACTTGGCTGCGGTCCCTGCGGATGATTTCATCATCTCAGAGAAGAACCGTGTTGCATTCATCACTTTAGATTTAAATGACCCATTTGTCTCCAGAGCTGCAAAACCCTCTACTGTAAAATTTGAGAGGGCCGAGTTGAGggagaaaacagctgaaaagatGCCTCACAAAACCCACAAGTCCACCTCAGAGAGCAAAACACGCTCCAAAAAGGACAAGTCAGCTGGTTATCATCATGGTGCACAAGCTTCCAAGAAACAGGACAGTTTGTCTCACCATGTTTCAGCCCAGCAGGTCTGCAAACAGCAAGAAACTCATCCTCTTACTGGAGAAAATCATACCAGCGAGAACACTCCAGCCGGGCTCGAGGACAAGGAGGATACATTGGTGACTGAGACCGGTGTGGCAACTGAGAAGGCTCCAAGCAAGCCACatggcaagaagaagaagaaacatgcTCAGAATGCAACAGGACTGAAAAGTGTTGGAGAGTCAGCGGTCGAAGTGGAGAATGGAGCGAAACCAAAGACTGCAAAAGGACGGATTGATATGTTTGAGGCCAAGCTCGGGGCCAAAGCTGGGAAAGCTCAAAAGGAAAGTGATCAGTCCCACGGTTCTGAGAAAAAGCCCCAGCAACCAGAGGCTAAAGCTCCCCATGTAGAACAACCTCCGCATCATTCAGATCATAAAGACCACCAGCCGAAAAACTCCAGTCCTCTGAACGATGATATTATTAAAAGACGACGCCTGTCCAAGGATAAGTTTGGGAAGATTGTCAATGCTTTGGAGTCTCAACTACCGAAACCAGATGTTTCTATCCAGGCGAAGGGAGTGGAGCCCAAGGTAGATGCCGGGGCAACTCGTAAGAAGGCGTACAGTGAAGTGGTCAAACAGAAAGTCCCACCTAAAGAAG AACCCAAGGTGGTGCAGCCCATCCAGGCGGTGTCAGTGAGCGGGGACCCCCAGAGTCTGTGCCTGTGGTGTCAGTTTGCGGCTGTCTTCTCCCACTACACTGTCACCTGGAGCAGAGGGGGTACTGTCCTGGCAGAGATCAAGAGAAG TGCAGGGGACGAGAGCAGAGTGTCACTGACCATCTCCAACGCTTCTCACAAAGACTTGGGAAAGTACCAGTGTCAGCTCACCAGTTTATATGGATCAGTCACCCTGGAATACTTGCTCACATATGAAG tgctCAGTGAGATtgtcatccctccatctccaaAGACCATCTCAT ctgCCCCTGTAGAGGTGGGgagtgaagaagaggatgtCCACTGCTCCAGGCTGATTTTCAAAGAGGATTTCCTGGCTGACCAACACTTTGGAGAGAACCAACCTGCCAGCATCATCACTGAAAAGGTTCACTTTGGGGAGGGGATGCACCGGCGGGCTTTCCGGACCAAGCTGCAGGCGGGTCAGATACCCCTGTCACTACCTGGACACTCCTGTGTGCTCAAAGTACACAATGCTATCAGCTACGGGACCAAGAACAACGACGAGCTCGTTCAGAGAAACTTCACCTTGGCTGTAGAG GAGTGCCAGGTCCAGAACACAGCAAGAGAGTACATCAAGGCGTACACCACGGCAGCCCAGTCTGTTGAAGCCTTCGGGGAGATCCCAGA GATCATTCCCATCTACCTGGTTCACCGTCCATCCAACAACATCCCGTACGCCacactggaggaggagctgatcgGTGACTTCGTCAAGTATTCGGTGAAGGACGGCAAAGAGATCAACCTGATGAGACATGACTCGGAGGCAGGACAGAAATGTTGTGCTTTCCAGCACTGGGTCTACCACAAGACTGAGGGCAACCTGCTGGTTACTGACATGCAAG GGGTGGGAATGAAGCTTACTGATGTGGGAATAGCCACCTGTAAGAAAGG ATATAAGGGCTTCAAAGGAAACTGTGCCACCTCCTTCATTGACCAGTTCAAAGCCTTGCACCAGTGCAACACGTACTGTGAGATCCTGGGCCTCAAATCCCTGCAGCCCAAACCTAAAAAGCCTACGTCTGCTCCGAAACCCAAACCGCAACCCTCTGCTGCACccaagaagaaaacatttgggCCAACAGTGAAGGGCAAGTCATAA